Genomic window (Aquimarina sp. BL5):
AAGCAAAAACAATTTGTTTTGGCAATTCATTTTAGAAACATTTTTAATCGGCCTTTTTGCCCTATTAATAGGGTTAACAATAGCTATTATCGTATTACCCAAGTTTAACGAGTTATTCCAGCTACAGCTTACAATACAATCATTATTGACGTTTAAAGTATTCAGTTTTGCTACATTGCTTTTAGTAGTTGTTTCCTTTTTAGCAGGAAGCTATCCTGGTATTCTTATGGCTAGAATTTTGCCAACATTAGCATTAAAAGGAAAACTTACTCAGAATGATACAGGGGGAAAACTTACTCGAAAAGTACTGGTGACCACTCAATTTGGAATTTCCATTATGCTTATTGTAGCCACTATAGTAATTAGTAAGCAAATTAATTATGCTATTACTTCTGATTTAGGTTTTGACAAAGAAGCCATGGTAATGCTAGAAATCCCTGAACAAATAGAGTTGATAAAACTACAGGGATTAAAGGACAGGTTGAATCAAATACCAGGAGTATCAAGTACCACAGCATGTTTATCAAGCCCTGGAGCTGCATATAATGACTGGGGTACTAGTATACGATATCATAATAGACCGCAATATGAAGAATTTTCGATCTCTGCGAAACTTGCTGATAAAGATTACCTGAGTACTTTTAATTTGAAATTAATAGCAGGGCGTAATTTTTTCAGTTCTGATTCTATCACAGAAGTTGTCGTCAATGAAAGATTTGCAGAAAAGCTAGGACTTTCTTCTTATGAGGAACTTATAGGGAAAAGTTTAGAAGCTAATAGAGGTTCGATTAAAGCAACTATAGTTGGAGTAATATCAAATTTTCATGATCAAAATTTCCAAAATGGTATTGGTCCTGTTTTTATAGCTCCAGAAAAAAGTGCATACAACGAATTAGCTGTAAAAATGGATGGGCAAGATGTAAATGCCCAATTACAAGCAATTGAAAATCGATGGAAAGAAGTATTCCCGAAATTTGTGTATAACTATAGTTTTTTAGATGAAAGAGTAGCCGCGCAATATAGAGAAGAGCAACGTTTTTTATCTATGACAAAACTGTTCTCTGGGTTGGCCATTTTCATTAGTTGTTTGGGGTTATATGGATTGATTTCTTTCTTTTTAGCCCGTAAAACAAGAGAAATAGGCATTCGAAAAATTTTAGGAGGAAAAGTAAAAGACATTTTAGCAATCGTACTACAAGACTTTTTAAAGCTAATCCTTATAGCTGGTGCTATAGCTTCACCTATTGCCTGGTATTTTATGAATAATTGGCTAAAGAACTATGCATATCATACAGAAATAAGTTGGTGGATATTTGTAGTAGCTATAAGTGTATTACTCATCATCACCATATTAACTATTAGTTATCAAGCGATTAAAGCAGCGACGGCTAACCCTATCAAAAGCTT
Coding sequences:
- a CDS encoding ABC transporter permease; protein product: MIRSYIKIAWRNLQKRKVFSFINILGLALGFGCSILIFLYANYHLQFDNFHHNKNRIHRVVTEEHQDEIEYESSVPPGFAEVFKSDFNYAEKVANIFIRQDWQVDGTENNSNNRLLEDVVFAEPDFFQILNFPVIKSLGNRDFTEPNVAYVTKGFAKKMFGDHPGLGQTFVLENKETIQVIGLLKDIPTNSTVQGDIFVSYESLKNYSSFAYSKTWGGITSSLQCYALLRPNQDITHIEKTLIPLVSKYRPESKNVHRYKLQKISDVHFDHRYGGVNANLLWIFSLIGMFLIIIACINFINISTAQAFSRSKEIGVRKVLGVSKNNLFWQFILETFLIGLFALLIGLTIAIIVLPKFNELFQLQLTIQSLLTFKVFSFATLLLVVVSFLAGSYPGILMARILPTLALKGKLTQNDTGGKLTRKVLVTTQFGISIMLIVATIVISKQINYAITSDLGFDKEAMVMLEIPEQIELIKLQGLKDRLNQIPGVSSTTACLSSPGAAYNDWGTSIRYHNRPQYEEFSISAKLADKDYLSTFNLKLIAGRNFFSSDSITEVVVNERFAEKLGLSSYEELIGKSLEANRGSIKATIVGVISNFHDQNFQNGIGPVFIAPEKSAYNELAVKMDGQDVNAQLQAIENRWKEVFPKFVYNYSFLDERVAAQYREEQRFLSMTKLFSGLAIFISCLGLYGLISFFLARKTREIGIRKILGGKVKDILAIVLQDFLKLILIAGAIASPIAWYFMNNWLKNYAYHTEISWWIFVVAISVLLIITILTISYQAIKAATANPIKSLKTE